In Thermoplasmatales archaeon, the DNA window AAATTCGATGGAGAGATATTTATTTTGGAGGATAAATTTAATGCTGCTGGAAATAACATACTTGCAAATGATTATGGAGCAATTGTTCATCCCTTGATGGGAGAAGATACTATAAAAAAGCTGGAAAAGGTAATGGAAGTGGAAGTAAGGAAGGGGACAATAGCGGGATTAAATACTGTTGGAATGCTCGGATTAGCAACAAATAAAGGAGTGTTATGCCATCCAAAAATAAAGGAGGAGGAGAAAAAATTAATTGAAAAAGTGCTTGATGTGGAAGTAAATATCGGCACAGTAAATCATGGCATGCCATTTGTGGGGGCGGGGGCGGTGGCGAATAGGCATGGCGCAATTGTGGGGAGCGCCACAACAGGAATAGAGATGGGGAGGATTGAGGAAGCACTCCACCTTTCTAAAAATGAAGTATAAATATTAGAAATTGATATAGGAAGAATGAATGAAGAAGAGCTTAGGAGAAATATATATTTATTGCAGAGGCATCAGGAAGAGATTGAGAATACATATGCCCAAATTGAAGTTATTGAAAAAATGAT includes these proteins:
- a CDS encoding translation initiation factor IF-6; translated protein: MLKRIDFNGNSYLGIYCKANNLVAFVQPFLPEKTKKEIEEILKVKTFELTIGSSTIIGSLLAINSNAIVVTDFIEKEEMEIIEDKFDGEIFILEDKFNAAGNNILANDYGAIVHPLMGEDTIKKLEKVMEVEVRKGTIAGLNTVGMLGLATNKGVLCHPKIKEEEKKLIEKVLDVEVNIGTVNHGMPFVGAGAVANRHGAIVGSATTGIEMGRIEEALHLSKNEV